A region of Bacteroidota bacterium DNA encodes the following proteins:
- the arr gene encoding NAD(+)--rifampin ADP-ribosyltransferase: protein MEQNKDDNKLNKPNPTPFAQTYFHGTKADLKVGDFIAVGFNSNFGQRVNAKYIFLSATLDAAIWGAELAIGEGPGRIYLVEPTGPIEDDPDLTDKKFPGNPTKSYRSTQPFKVVGEVSIWQGHPTEQVKAMQDALAKLKEQGINSLNDEM from the coding sequence ATGGAACAAAACAAAGACGACAATAAACTTAATAAGCCCAATCCAACACCTTTTGCCCAGACGTATTTTCACGGAACAAAAGCCGACCTTAAGGTAGGAGATTTTATTGCCGTTGGTTTTAACTCAAACTTCGGGCAAAGAGTAAATGCCAAATACATTTTCCTGTCGGCTACCTTAGATGCTGCTATATGGGGTGCAGAACTTGCCATTGGAGAAGGGCCGGGAAGAATTTATTTGGTAGAACCAACCGGACCCATTGAAGATGATCCTGATTTGACGGATAAAAAATTTCCGGGTAATCCAACAAAATCTTATCGTTCTACACAGCCGTTTAAAGTGGTGGGTGAAGTGAGCATTTGGCAAGGACACCCAACGGAACAAGTGAAGGCCATGCAAGACGCATTAGCCAAATTAAAAGAACAAGGCATTAACTCCTTAAACGATGAAATGTAA
- a CDS encoding carbonic anhydrase family protein gives MKTLTKEMQAAITPAAALELLKEGNKRFINNLKINRNLLQQANETSDGQHPFAVILSCIDSRTSAELIFDQGLGDIFSVRIAGNIINEDILGSMEFGCKVAGAKIIVVLGHTKCGAVKGACDHVEMGNLTALLTKIRPAVDEETTTKENRNASNAVFVENVATINVKRTVKAIMERSPILKEMIESGQIGIIGGSHDITTGEVVFYPETMNFGS, from the coding sequence ATGAAAACGTTAACCAAAGAAATGCAAGCAGCCATAACCCCTGCTGCGGCTTTAGAATTATTAAAGGAGGGAAACAAAAGGTTTATAAACAACCTGAAAATTAACCGAAACCTTTTACAGCAAGCCAATGAAACCTCGGACGGACAACATCCTTTTGCGGTAATACTTAGCTGTATTGACAGCAGAACCTCTGCCGAATTAATTTTTGACCAAGGACTTGGTGACATTTTCAGTGTTCGTATTGCCGGAAATATTATTAATGAAGACATATTAGGCAGTATGGAATTTGGATGCAAAGTAGCAGGTGCAAAAATTATTGTGGTGTTAGGGCACACTAAATGTGGAGCCGTAAAGGGTGCTTGCGATCATGTTGAAATGGGTAACTTAACGGCACTATTAACCAAAATAAGACCTGCAGTAGACGAAGAAACAACTACGAAAGAAAATAGAAATGCCAGCAATGCTGTTTTTGTAGAAAATGTAGCCACCATTAATGTTAAGCGGACTGTTAAAGCAATAATGGAACGTAGCCCCATTTTAAAAGAAATGATTGAAAGTGGACAAATTGGAATTATTGGAGGCTCTCACGACATTACAACGGGTGAAGTAGTATTTTATCCTGAAACGATGAATTTTGGCTCATAG